The Thalassoroseus pseudoceratinae genome has a segment encoding these proteins:
- a CDS encoding sugar phosphate isomerase/epimerase family protein gives MRPKIAAFPKCYLDDIAGSKTMTVFEWIEMARALDADGLEMYEGFLPSLNTEDVDRVGTAIRDAGFEMPMLCCSPDFTNPDADARKKAVEHQARMIEVSRQLGGVGTVCRVLSGQRYPDVSREDGLRWVVESIEEILPIAREHGIVLGLENHYKDGFWSYPEFAQKQDVFLELLAGIPEREFFGVQYDPSNAIVAGDDPVELLRNVADRVVSMHASDRYLTDGTTLEELRQSDGTLGYSPNLCHGVTGQGLNDYDAIFQILADHGYQGWISIEDGMNGMDEMAESLAFLRRMVEKYFPEE, from the coding sequence ATGCGCCCGAAGATTGCCGCGTTTCCGAAGTGTTATCTCGACGACATCGCTGGTTCCAAGACGATGACCGTTTTCGAGTGGATCGAGATGGCCCGTGCGTTGGATGCCGATGGGCTGGAGATGTACGAGGGTTTTCTCCCGAGTTTGAATACCGAAGATGTGGATCGTGTAGGAACCGCGATTCGGGATGCCGGTTTTGAGATGCCGATGCTGTGCTGCTCGCCGGACTTCACGAACCCCGATGCTGACGCTCGAAAGAAGGCCGTCGAACATCAGGCTCGTATGATCGAGGTCTCGCGTCAACTCGGTGGCGTGGGAACGGTTTGCCGAGTGCTGAGTGGGCAACGCTATCCGGACGTGTCCCGCGAAGATGGTCTTCGCTGGGTTGTCGAGTCGATTGAGGAGATCCTGCCAATCGCCCGAGAACATGGGATCGTCTTGGGGTTGGAGAACCACTACAAGGACGGCTTTTGGAGCTACCCCGAATTCGCACAGAAGCAGGATGTCTTCCTGGAATTGTTGGCTGGGATTCCCGAACGGGAGTTTTTTGGAGTGCAGTACGATCCATCAAATGCAATTGTCGCCGGCGACGACCCTGTCGAGTTGCTGCGAAATGTGGCGGATCGCGTTGTCAGTATGCACGCCAGCGATCGGTATTTGACTGACGGGACCACGCTGGAAGAACTTCGTCAATCGGATGGTACTCTTGGGTACTCGCCCAATCTGTGTCACGGCGTGACTGGTCAGGGGCTTAACGACTACGACGCGATTTTTCAGATTCTGGCCGACCACGGTTATCAAGGATGGATCAGTATTGAAGACGGGATGAATGGGATGGATGAAATGGCGGAGTCCCTCGCGTTCCTCCGCCGGATGGTTGAGAAGTACTTCCCCGAAGAGTAA
- the recQ gene encoding DNA helicase RecQ, which translates to MAEVSPDEPTDRLRACLKQYWGYDDFRPLQEQAMRCVMEDRDSVVVLPTGGGKSLCYQVPALCREGLAVVVSPLISLMKDQVDALRECGVAAACVNSSLSASERMEVASAVRRGEIRVLYVAPERIVQERTKDFLEDSNLSFIAVDEAHCISEWGHDFRPEYRELKGLRERFPDVAFHAYTATATERVRSDIAENLGLKDHELLVGSFDRSNLFYRVERRRNRLLQIQKVLDRHQGESGIIYCISRRDVDELSETLNDLGYKTLPYHAGMDAEERQKNQEAFIQDRTETIVATVAFGMGIDKPNVRYVIHAGMPKALENYQQEAGRAGRDGLEAECCLFYSGSDAQLWRRILNEESAGNIDAAMASLEALDQFCTGVSCRHRSLVTYFGQDWPDEPCNACDVCVGDLDLLDNPLETAQKIVSGVVRLDQRFGGDYVSLHLTGSRDKRILENRHDQPSTYGILQQHDRRAVRDWLEQLVSQGYLEKVGEYRVIHVTAKGRELLRGAASPRLLQSRKRKSTAEASAEVRRESWDGVDRGLFERLRELRKELADERGVPAYIVFGDATLRELARQKPTSIEEIQEVKGVGEKKLRDYGDVFTQHIQAYLKNDTDPNRTAKAGVSKNTGRKISSASRRAWQFFRDGMTLAEVAETTGRASSTVTGYLCDFLQSEARTDPLPWVDADTFERVRTKATELQTDSSKQLFEALGETVSYDEIRISLTCVANELESCSQ; encoded by the coding sequence ATGGCGGAAGTATCGCCAGACGAGCCGACGGACCGACTGCGAGCTTGTCTCAAGCAATATTGGGGATACGATGATTTTCGCCCGCTTCAAGAGCAGGCGATGCGGTGCGTCATGGAGGATCGCGACTCCGTCGTTGTCCTGCCGACCGGCGGTGGCAAATCGCTGTGTTACCAAGTTCCGGCCCTATGCCGGGAAGGTTTGGCGGTTGTCGTTTCGCCGTTGATCTCTCTCATGAAAGATCAAGTCGATGCCCTGCGTGAGTGCGGTGTGGCGGCGGCTTGCGTCAACAGTTCACTTTCCGCGTCTGAGCGGATGGAAGTCGCCTCGGCAGTTCGGCGGGGAGAAATTCGCGTCCTGTATGTCGCACCTGAGCGGATCGTTCAGGAACGAACCAAAGACTTTCTCGAAGACTCCAACCTCAGTTTTATCGCCGTCGACGAAGCCCACTGCATCAGCGAATGGGGTCACGACTTTCGACCGGAATACCGCGAACTCAAGGGACTCCGCGAACGGTTTCCCGATGTCGCATTTCATGCCTACACCGCCACTGCGACCGAACGTGTCCGCTCCGATATCGCCGAAAACTTGGGCCTCAAAGATCACGAACTTCTGGTGGGTTCGTTCGATCGGTCCAATTTGTTTTATCGAGTAGAGCGACGACGCAATCGGCTGTTACAGATTCAAAAAGTTCTCGATCGGCATCAGGGAGAATCAGGAATCATTTATTGCATCAGTCGTCGCGATGTGGACGAACTGAGCGAGACGCTGAACGATCTTGGTTATAAAACCCTTCCCTATCATGCCGGGATGGATGCGGAGGAACGCCAGAAGAACCAAGAGGCATTCATTCAAGATCGCACGGAAACGATCGTCGCAACCGTCGCGTTTGGCATGGGAATCGACAAACCGAACGTGCGGTACGTGATTCACGCGGGGATGCCGAAGGCTCTGGAGAACTATCAACAGGAAGCCGGTCGCGCCGGTCGCGATGGGCTTGAAGCTGAGTGTTGTCTGTTTTACTCCGGTAGTGATGCCCAATTGTGGCGGCGGATTCTAAATGAGGAGTCCGCGGGCAACATTGACGCGGCGATGGCCTCGCTCGAAGCGTTGGATCAATTTTGCACGGGTGTCTCTTGTCGACATCGTTCGTTGGTCACGTACTTTGGACAGGACTGGCCCGACGAACCGTGCAACGCCTGCGACGTGTGCGTGGGTGATCTTGATTTGCTCGATAATCCGCTTGAGACGGCTCAGAAAATCGTCTCTGGAGTTGTCCGGTTGGATCAGCGGTTTGGCGGTGATTACGTCAGCTTGCACCTGACCGGTTCGCGGGACAAACGCATTCTCGAAAACCGGCACGATCAGCCCAGCACTTACGGCATTTTGCAGCAGCACGATCGGCGTGCGGTTCGCGATTGGCTTGAACAATTGGTCTCGCAAGGATATCTCGAAAAAGTTGGTGAGTATCGCGTCATCCACGTGACTGCGAAGGGACGGGAATTGCTACGCGGGGCGGCATCACCGCGATTGCTGCAATCGCGAAAACGGAAATCAACAGCCGAAGCGTCGGCGGAAGTTCGACGAGAGAGTTGGGACGGTGTCGATCGCGGTTTGTTCGAGCGATTGCGGGAACTTCGGAAAGAACTCGCCGATGAACGCGGCGTGCCGGCTTACATTGTGTTCGGTGATGCAACGCTACGGGAATTGGCTCGACAGAAGCCGACGTCGATCGAGGAAATTCAAGAGGTCAAAGGTGTGGGCGAGAAAAAACTTCGGGACTACGGCGATGTTTTTACTCAACACATTCAAGCGTATCTCAAGAACGACACCGATCCGAACCGGACGGCAAAAGCTGGTGTCTCCAAGAACACAGGGCGGAAGATTTCATCGGCCTCACGCCGGGCTTGGCAGTTCTTTCGTGATGGCATGACGTTGGCCGAAGTGGCCGAGACGACCGGACGGGCCAGCAGTACGGTCACTGGCTATCTCTGTGACTTCTTGCAATCCGAGGCCCGGACAGATCCGCTTCCGTGGGTCGATGCCGACACGTTCGAACGGGTTCGCACAAAGGCGACGGAACTGCAAACGGATTCGTCGAAACAGTTGTTTGAAGCACTTGGCGAAACTGTTTCCTACGACGAGATCCGCATCTCCCTGACATGCGTTGCCAACGAATTGGAATCATGTTCTCAGTAG
- a CDS encoding Gfo/Idh/MocA family protein translates to MTNRSRREFLENSMFATAAAVAAGASTQTAFAKDEQSDSPNELLRVAVVGVRGRGRSHLGAFSGRKDTEVAIICDADEAVGQAQVEAIHKKTGKKPKYVKDMREAYDDKSIDIVSIATPNHWHALATIWAVQAGKDVYVEKPVSHNVSEGRRMVQAARKYDKIVQTGTQCRSTKATNEAVDYVQSGQIGDCNFARGLCYKPRGPIGPAGKYDVPGSVDYDLWTGPAALQPLTRPKLHYDWHWVWNTGNGDLGNQGIHQMDICRWGIGATSVGKRVMGFGGRFGYEDAGETANTEVTFHDYGDKKVIFEVRGLKTGAERGAKIGVIFYGSNGYVVMTSYNGGAAFDLDGNVVKKFSGGDDHFGNFVKAVRSRKVSDLNADIEEGHYSSAMCHLGNISMRMGEMVTAKEAEARLSDDSELAETYDRFSAHLRENGVDLSQNKMHFGPMLEIDPESEEFIGEHARAANPWLTREYRKGFEVPSEANL, encoded by the coding sequence ATGACCAATCGCAGCCGTCGTGAGTTTCTCGAAAACTCCATGTTTGCAACCGCCGCCGCCGTCGCCGCTGGTGCATCCACTCAAACCGCTTTCGCCAAAGACGAGCAATCAGACAGCCCGAATGAATTGCTGCGTGTCGCGGTCGTCGGAGTCCGAGGACGTGGTCGATCCCACTTAGGAGCATTTTCCGGTCGCAAAGACACCGAAGTTGCGATCATTTGCGACGCTGACGAAGCCGTTGGTCAAGCTCAAGTCGAAGCAATCCACAAGAAGACCGGCAAAAAGCCGAAGTATGTCAAAGACATGCGGGAAGCCTACGACGACAAGAGCATTGATATCGTCAGCATCGCGACCCCAAACCACTGGCATGCCTTGGCAACGATTTGGGCCGTTCAAGCCGGGAAAGACGTGTACGTCGAAAAACCCGTGAGCCACAACGTGAGCGAAGGCCGTCGGATGGTGCAAGCCGCCCGCAAGTACGACAAGATCGTGCAAACGGGAACCCAATGCCGTTCCACCAAAGCTACAAACGAAGCCGTCGACTACGTGCAATCCGGGCAAATCGGCGATTGCAACTTCGCTCGCGGTCTGTGCTACAAGCCGCGTGGTCCCATCGGACCGGCTGGCAAATACGATGTTCCTGGTAGCGTCGACTACGATTTGTGGACGGGACCGGCCGCTCTGCAACCGTTGACCCGACCGAAACTGCACTACGATTGGCACTGGGTCTGGAATACCGGCAACGGCGACTTGGGCAACCAAGGCATCCACCAAATGGACATCTGCCGATGGGGTATCGGTGCCACTTCCGTTGGCAAACGCGTGATGGGTTTCGGCGGACGCTTCGGCTATGAAGACGCCGGTGAAACCGCCAACACCGAAGTCACGTTCCACGATTATGGCGACAAGAAGGTCATCTTCGAAGTCCGTGGTTTGAAGACCGGTGCCGAACGCGGTGCGAAGATCGGTGTGATCTTCTACGGTAGCAACGGCTATGTTGTGATGACCAGCTACAATGGTGGTGCCGCCTTCGACTTGGATGGCAACGTCGTCAAGAAGTTCAGCGGTGGCGATGATCACTTCGGCAACTTCGTGAAAGCCGTCCGCAGCCGCAAAGTCAGCGATCTAAACGCCGACATCGAAGAAGGCCACTACTCCTCCGCGATGTGCCACCTCGGCAATATCTCGATGCGAATGGGCGAAATGGTCACCGCGAAGGAAGCCGAAGCTCGCTTGTCGGACGACAGCGAACTTGCGGAAACTTACGATCGGTTCTCCGCACACCTGCGTGAGAACGGTGTCGATTTGAGCCAAAACAAAATGCACTTCGGACCGATGTTGGAAATCGATCCAGAATCCGAAGAGTTCATTGGCGAGCACGCACGGGCCGCGAATCCTTGGTTGACTCGCGAATACCGTAAAGGGTTCGAAGTCCCCAGCGAAGCAAACTTGTAA
- the aroF gene encoding 3-deoxy-7-phosphoheptulonate synthase, with amino-acid sequence MIVVLHPGRSEEEIQRVASRVESLGLKAHVIVGTERTVVAAVGSQRRDDDREALERLDEVDKVVPILAPYKVASRETKPEPSVVQVRDLVFGGGHIGVVAGPCSVESEEQIIETAHRVKAAGATGLRGGAFKPRTSPYAFQGLKEEGLKLLAAARDETGLAVVTEVMTPEHVELVGKYADVLQIGARNMQNYHLLQAVGETKTPVLLKRGPSATMDEFLLAAEYVLDQGNQQVVLCERGVRTFESHTRFTLPLATVPYLQERTHLPIVIDPSHGTGIASLVPSMCRAAVAVGCDGLLLEVHPNPAEAVSDAAQTISPDTFATIMDECRKIAGVLGRTVDGQA; translated from the coding sequence ATGATTGTCGTACTGCATCCGGGGCGTTCCGAGGAAGAAATTCAGCGGGTTGCTTCGCGAGTTGAAAGCTTGGGCCTTAAAGCTCACGTGATCGTTGGGACGGAACGCACCGTTGTGGCGGCGGTTGGGTCTCAGCGTCGTGATGACGATCGGGAAGCGTTAGAACGCTTGGACGAGGTCGATAAAGTGGTGCCAATTCTGGCGCCGTACAAGGTTGCCAGCCGGGAGACGAAGCCGGAACCGTCTGTGGTTCAGGTTCGGGATTTGGTGTTCGGTGGTGGACATATTGGCGTGGTCGCGGGACCGTGTTCGGTGGAGAGCGAAGAGCAGATCATCGAAACGGCTCATCGTGTCAAAGCAGCCGGAGCGACGGGGCTGCGCGGCGGTGCGTTCAAACCACGAACAAGCCCCTACGCATTCCAAGGGCTTAAGGAAGAAGGGTTGAAACTTCTCGCTGCCGCTCGTGACGAAACCGGTTTGGCTGTCGTGACCGAGGTCATGACGCCTGAACACGTCGAGTTGGTGGGAAAATATGCGGATGTGCTGCAAATTGGTGCGCGGAACATGCAGAATTATCATCTGCTGCAAGCGGTCGGCGAGACGAAAACGCCGGTGCTGCTCAAGCGGGGACCGTCGGCAACGATGGATGAATTCCTGTTGGCTGCGGAGTACGTGTTGGATCAGGGCAATCAGCAAGTGGTGCTCTGCGAACGCGGTGTGCGGACGTTCGAGTCTCACACTCGGTTCACGCTTCCGTTGGCGACCGTGCCGTACCTGCAAGAGCGGACACACTTGCCCATCGTGATCGACCCCAGCCACGGGACCGGAATTGCGTCGTTGGTTCCGTCGATGTGCCGAGCGGCTGTCGCTGTCGGTTGCGATGGATTGTTGCTGGAAGTCCATCCGAATCCGGCGGAAGCCGTCAGCGATGCCGCCCAAACGATTTCCCCCGACACATTTGCCACGATTATGGACGAATGTCGCAAAATTGCTGGCGTTCTCGGGCGAACCGTTGATGGACAGGCTTGA